In Musa acuminata AAA Group cultivar baxijiao chromosome BXJ2-10, Cavendish_Baxijiao_AAA, whole genome shotgun sequence, a genomic segment contains:
- the LOC135624903 gene encoding BTB/POZ domain-containing protein At3g44820-like isoform X2 → MSCTDDRACRFYRRGSDWFSKTGIPSDIVIEVEGQMFHLHKFPLLSKCGKIAHISEVSQNVKEGTHHILSGCPGGADAFLLVAKFCYGFKVELSPKNIIMVHSIAEYLEMTEQLDENNLLPEAERFFHKFVLHSWKDCIVALQSSEGSLPHAESFPIVTKCINALSRMVCTDLSLFGWPMMMYGSLQSPGGSILWNGINTGAKIRSSQSDWWFEDISCLGVPMFRRLMEAMYERGVRPVIVAGALMYYTGRYLRGLDRWMKKQGSRDLAFLTVTPAVVDHKVLLENIVSLLPQKKGKAYCRFLLGLLRFAIILNVCQQSKETLERTIGMQLELATLDGLLIPNFSKSDNLYDTDCVERIIHHFLHSQESDGHMSSKDH, encoded by the exons ATGTCTTGCACCGACGACAGAGCTTGCCGTTTCTATCGTCGAGGAAGTGATTG GTTCTCTAAAACTGGTATCCCAAGTGATATAGTTATTGAAGTTGAGGGACAAATGTTCCATCTCCACAAG TTTCCTTTGTTGTCAAAATGTGGAAAGATTGCACATATATCAGAAGTATCACAAAATGTCAAAGAAGGTACACATCATATTTTATCAGGATGTCCTGGAGGAGCTGATGCATTTCTATTGGTGGCAAAGTTTTGCTATGGCTTCAAGGTGGAATTGTCACCAAAAAACATCATAATGGTGCATAGTATAGCTGAATATCTTGAGATGACAGAGCAACTTGATGAGAATAACCTACTTCCTGAAGCAGAAAGATTCTTTCATAAATTTGTTCTTCACAGCTGGAAAGACTGCATTGTGGCTCTGCAAAGCTCTGAGGGTTCGCTTCCAcatgctgagtccttccctattgttACCAAGTGCATTAATGCTCTTTCCAGGATGGTTTGTACTGATCTTAGTTTGTTTGGGTGGCCTATGATGATGTATGGAAGCTTGCAAAGCCCTGGTGGTAGTATTTTATGGAATGGAATAAATACAGGTGCTAAAATTAGAAGTTCACAATCTGATTGGTGGTTTGAAGATATCTCATGCTTGGGAGTGCCAATGTTCAGGAGACTAATGGAAGCAATGTATGAGAGAGGTGTACGACCAGTAATTGTAGCTGGTGCTTTAATGTATTATACCGGAAGGTATTTACGTGGTCTTGATCGGTGGATGAAAAAGCAAGGATCCAGAGATCTTGCATTTCTTACTGTGACACCAGCTGTAGTTGATCACAAAGTGTTACTGGAAAACATTGTTAGTCTGCTTCCCCAAAAGAAGGGAAAGGCTTATTGCCGCTTCTTGTTAGGACTTCTAAGGTTTGCTATTATACTGAATGTTTGCCAGCAATCTAAGGAGACTCTAGAGAGAACTATAGGCATGCAACTTGAACTGGCAACACTTGATGGTCTTTTAATTCCAAACTTCTCAAAATCTGACAATCTATATGACACCGATTGTGTTGAACGGATTATTCACCATTTCTTGCATTCACAGGAGTCAG ATGGCCACATGAGCAGCAAGGACCATTAG
- the LOC135624903 gene encoding BTB/POZ domain-containing protein At3g44820-like isoform X3 produces MSCTDDRACRFYRRGSDWFSKTGIPSDIVIEVEGQMFHLHKFPLLSKCGKIAHISEVSQNVKEGTHHILSGCPGGADAFLLVAKFCYGFKVELSPKNIIMVHSIAEYLEMTEQLDENNLLPEAERFFHKFVLHSWKDCIVALQSSEGSLPHAESFPIVTKCINALSRMVCTDLSLFGWPMMMYGSLQSPGGSILWNGINTGAKIRSSQSDWWFEDISCLGVPMFRRLMEAMYERGVRPVIVAGALMYYTGRYLRGLDRWMKKQGSRDLAFLTVTPAVVDHKVLLENIVSLLPQKKGKAYCRFLLGLLRFAIILNVCQQSKETLERTIGMQLELATLDGLLIPNFSKSDNLYDTDCVERIIHHFLHSQESGTPLACGD; encoded by the exons ATGTCTTGCACCGACGACAGAGCTTGCCGTTTCTATCGTCGAGGAAGTGATTG GTTCTCTAAAACTGGTATCCCAAGTGATATAGTTATTGAAGTTGAGGGACAAATGTTCCATCTCCACAAG TTTCCTTTGTTGTCAAAATGTGGAAAGATTGCACATATATCAGAAGTATCACAAAATGTCAAAGAAGGTACACATCATATTTTATCAGGATGTCCTGGAGGAGCTGATGCATTTCTATTGGTGGCAAAGTTTTGCTATGGCTTCAAGGTGGAATTGTCACCAAAAAACATCATAATGGTGCATAGTATAGCTGAATATCTTGAGATGACAGAGCAACTTGATGAGAATAACCTACTTCCTGAAGCAGAAAGATTCTTTCATAAATTTGTTCTTCACAGCTGGAAAGACTGCATTGTGGCTCTGCAAAGCTCTGAGGGTTCGCTTCCAcatgctgagtccttccctattgttACCAAGTGCATTAATGCTCTTTCCAGGATGGTTTGTACTGATCTTAGTTTGTTTGGGTGGCCTATGATGATGTATGGAAGCTTGCAAAGCCCTGGTGGTAGTATTTTATGGAATGGAATAAATACAGGTGCTAAAATTAGAAGTTCACAATCTGATTGGTGGTTTGAAGATATCTCATGCTTGGGAGTGCCAATGTTCAGGAGACTAATGGAAGCAATGTATGAGAGAGGTGTACGACCAGTAATTGTAGCTGGTGCTTTAATGTATTATACCGGAAGGTATTTACGTGGTCTTGATCGGTGGATGAAAAAGCAAGGATCCAGAGATCTTGCATTTCTTACTGTGACACCAGCTGTAGTTGATCACAAAGTGTTACTGGAAAACATTGTTAGTCTGCTTCCCCAAAAGAAGGGAAAGGCTTATTGCCGCTTCTTGTTAGGACTTCTAAGGTTTGCTATTATACTGAATGTTTGCCAGCAATCTAAGGAGACTCTAGAGAGAACTATAGGCATGCAACTTGAACTGGCAACACTTGATGGTCTTTTAATTCCAAACTTCTCAAAATCTGACAATCTATATGACACCGATTGTGTTGAACGGATTATTCACCATTTCTTGCATTCACAGGAGTCAG GCACACCCTTGGCTTGTGGAGACTGA
- the LOC135624902 gene encoding pyruvate kinase 1, cytosolic-like, with protein MHSTHLLLEEPIRMASILEPSKPSFFPAMTKIVGTLGPKSRSVEVISACLKAGMSVARFDFSWGDVEYHQETLENLKTAIKSTKKLCAVMLDTVGPELQVVNKTEKAISLEADGYVILTPDKEQEASSELLPINFSGLSKAVKPGDTIFIGQYLFTGSETTSVWLEVSELKGEDVVCIIKNTATLAGSLFTLHVSQIHIDLPTLTEADKIAIGTWGVRNKIDFLSLSYTRHAEDVRQAREFLSKLGDLCQTQIFAKVESIEGLTHFDEILQEADGIILSRGNLGIDLPPEKVFLFQKAAVYKCNMAGKPAVITRVVDSMTDNLRPTRAEATDVANAILDGSDAILLGAETLRGLYPVETISTVGRICYEAEKVFNQDLYFKKTVKYVGEPMTHLESIASSAVRAAIKVKASIIICFTSSGRAARLIAKYRPTMPVLSVVIPRLKTNQLRWSFSGAFEARQSLIVRGLFPMLADPRHPAESTSSSNESVLKVALDHGKASGLIKSHDRVVVCQKVGDASVVKIIELED; from the exons ATGCATTCGACCCACCTTCTCCTGGAAGAACCCATCAGGATGGCCTCCATCCTCGAACCATCGAAGCCA AGTTTCTTCCCTGCCATGACCAAGATCGTGGGGACGCTCGGCCCCAAATCCCGGTCGGTGGAGGTGATCTCCGCTTGCCTCAAGGCCGGCATGTCGG TGGCACGCTTTGACTTCTCGTGGGGGGACGTCGAGTATCACCAGGAGACCCTGGAAAATCTCAAGACTGCAATCAAGAGCACCAAAAAGTTGTGCGCC GTCATGTTAGATACAGTGGGTCCAGAGCTGCAGGTTGTGAACAAAACCGAGAAGGCCATCTCACTTGAGGCGGATGGTTATGTTATTTTGACACCAGATAAGGAGCAGGAAGCATCGTCTGAGTTGTTGCCTATAAACTTTAGTGGATTGTCAAAG GCAGTAAAGCCAGGGGACACAATATTTATTGGCCAGTACTTGTTCACTGGAAGTGAAACTACATCTGTTTGGTTGGAG GTTTCTGAGTTGAAAGGGGAAGATGTAGTCTGTATAATAAAAAATACTGCTACTCTGGCTGGGTCACTCTTCACCCTGCATGTCTCCCAAATCCATATTGATCTGCCAACACTTACTGAAGCTGATAAAATT GCAATAGGTACATGGGGTGTCCGCAACAAAATTGACTTCCTTTCATTATCTTATACAAGGCATGCCGAAGATGTTCGGCAA GCTCGAGAATTCCTGTCAAAGTTAGGTGATCTTTGCCAAACACAAATATTTGCAAAAGTCGAGAGCATAGAG GGTCTAACACATTTTGATGAGATTCTACAAGAAGCAGATGGCATCATTCTTTCGCGTGGGAATCTTGGAATAGATCTCCCACCTGAGAAG GTGTTTCTATTTCAGAAGGCTGCTGTCTATAAATGCAACATGGCTGGAAAACCAGCAGTTATCACACGTGTTGTTGATAGCATGACCGACAACTTGAGGCCAACACGTGCCGAAGCAACTGATGTGGCGAATGCAATACTTGATG GAAGTGATGCAATTCTTTTGGGTGCTGAAACACTTCGAGGATTGTACCCTGTTGAAACTATATCGACTGTGGGTAGAATTTGTTACGAG GCAGAGAAGGTTTTCAACCAGGATTTGTACTTCAAGAAGACTGTGAAATATGTTGGAGAACCGATGACCCACCTGGAGTCCATTGCTTCCTCGGCT GTTCGTGCTGCTATTAAAGTGAAGGCTTCCATAATAATTTGTTTCACTTCATCTGGTAGAGCTGCAAG ATTAATTGCCAAGTATAGACCCACCATGCCTGTATTATCTGTTGTCATCCCTCGGCTTAAGACAAACCAACTTCGATGGAGTTTCAGTGGCGCTTTTGAA GCCAGACAATCACTTATAGTTAGAGGTCTTTTTCCTATGCTCGCTGATCCTCGTCATCCT GCTGAGTCTACCAGTTCCAGCAATGAGTCAGTTTTGAAGGTTGCTCTTGATCATGGCAAGGCCTCCGGTCTGATCAAGTCTCATGATCGAGTCGTCGTCTGCCAGAAAGTTGGAGATGCTTCAGTGGTCAAAATTATCGAGTTAGAGGATTGA
- the LOC135624903 gene encoding BTB/POZ domain-containing protein At3g44820-like isoform X1: MSCTDDRACRFYRRGSDWFSKTGIPSDIVIEVEGQMFHLHKFPLLSKCGKIAHISEVSQNVKEGTHHILSGCPGGADAFLLVAKFCYGFKVELSPKNIIMVHSIAEYLEMTEQLDENNLLPEAERFFHKFVLHSWKDCIVALQSSEGSLPHAESFPIVTKCINALSRMVCTDLSLFGWPMMMYGSLQSPGGSILWNGINTGAKIRSSQSDWWFEDISCLGVPMFRRLMEAMYERGVRPVIVAGALMYYTGRYLRGLDRWMKKQGSRDLAFLTVTPAVVDHKVLLENIVSLLPQKKGKAYCRFLLGLLRFAIILNVCQQSKETLERTIGMQLELATLDGLLIPNFSKSDNLYDTDCVERIIHHFLHSQESGIATFSPSSSVSASPLSSSLNRVIKLIDSYITEVAPDVHLGTEKMLSLLVALPKSCRSQNDGLYRALDVYLKAHPWLVETEKMQLCSVIDYGKLSVDTCAHASQNERLPHRIILQVLYFEQLQLRLSLSHYLDALDIDSTAAANNVVGHILQRDGWISLIHENQALKVDMESLMSRVRNLEQEFVIIKQKIGRVNRHQ; encoded by the exons ATGTCTTGCACCGACGACAGAGCTTGCCGTTTCTATCGTCGAGGAAGTGATTG GTTCTCTAAAACTGGTATCCCAAGTGATATAGTTATTGAAGTTGAGGGACAAATGTTCCATCTCCACAAG TTTCCTTTGTTGTCAAAATGTGGAAAGATTGCACATATATCAGAAGTATCACAAAATGTCAAAGAAGGTACACATCATATTTTATCAGGATGTCCTGGAGGAGCTGATGCATTTCTATTGGTGGCAAAGTTTTGCTATGGCTTCAAGGTGGAATTGTCACCAAAAAACATCATAATGGTGCATAGTATAGCTGAATATCTTGAGATGACAGAGCAACTTGATGAGAATAACCTACTTCCTGAAGCAGAAAGATTCTTTCATAAATTTGTTCTTCACAGCTGGAAAGACTGCATTGTGGCTCTGCAAAGCTCTGAGGGTTCGCTTCCAcatgctgagtccttccctattgttACCAAGTGCATTAATGCTCTTTCCAGGATGGTTTGTACTGATCTTAGTTTGTTTGGGTGGCCTATGATGATGTATGGAAGCTTGCAAAGCCCTGGTGGTAGTATTTTATGGAATGGAATAAATACAGGTGCTAAAATTAGAAGTTCACAATCTGATTGGTGGTTTGAAGATATCTCATGCTTGGGAGTGCCAATGTTCAGGAGACTAATGGAAGCAATGTATGAGAGAGGTGTACGACCAGTAATTGTAGCTGGTGCTTTAATGTATTATACCGGAAGGTATTTACGTGGTCTTGATCGGTGGATGAAAAAGCAAGGATCCAGAGATCTTGCATTTCTTACTGTGACACCAGCTGTAGTTGATCACAAAGTGTTACTGGAAAACATTGTTAGTCTGCTTCCCCAAAAGAAGGGAAAGGCTTATTGCCGCTTCTTGTTAGGACTTCTAAGGTTTGCTATTATACTGAATGTTTGCCAGCAATCTAAGGAGACTCTAGAGAGAACTATAGGCATGCAACTTGAACTGGCAACACTTGATGGTCTTTTAATTCCAAACTTCTCAAAATCTGACAATCTATATGACACCGATTGTGTTGAACGGATTATTCACCATTTCTTGCATTCACAGGAGTCAGGTATTGCAACATTTTCACCTTCCTCATCTGTTTCTGCATCTCCATTGTCTAGTTCTTTAAACAGAGTCATAAAGTTAATAGACAGTTACATCACTGAGGTTGCTCCTGATGTCCATTTGGGAACTGAAAAGATGCTTAGTCTTCTAGTAGCTCTTCCAAAATCTTGTAGAAGCCAGAACGACGGACTGTATAGGGCATTGGATGTGTATTTAAAG GCACACCCTTGGCTTGTGGAGACTGAGAAAATGCAACTTTGCAGCGTTATAGATTATGGAAAACTCTCTGTTGATACATGTGCACATGCATCACAGAATGAACGCTTGCCCCATAGAATCATTCTCCAGGTTCTATATTTCGAACAGTTGCAGCTGAGATTGTCCCTTTCTCATTACCTTGATGCTTTAGACATCGACAGCACAGCTGCTGCAAATAATGTGGTTGGACATATCCTACAGAGAGATGGATGGATTTCACTAATTCATGAAAACCAGGCCCTCAAAGTTGACATGGAAAGCCTTATGTCAAGAGTTAGAAATTTGGAACAGGAATTTGTTATCATAAAACAAAAAATTGGTAGGGTGAATAGACACCAATGA
- the LOC135625920 gene encoding uncharacterized protein LOC135625920, translating into MDGGNGMPGGLLGLDMSLQPHQQMHQQQGNHSQQQQQPLIHHHLQQTHHMVPFQAPMAKDSDHQGQHPVRHAQYVPPLGHVRSEEEPRYGEDVDEQGRRGGVPSQPSSSASPWHRMKWTDGMVRLLIQVVYHVGDDGGGAEGEQQQPHGTVAKGKKSAAASAPVSALLQKKGKWKSVSRAMMEKGFYVSPQQCEDKFNDLNKRYKRVNDLLGKGTACRVVENQALLDTMDLSPKAKEEARKLLNSKHLFFREMCAYHNAGVSSTCAAAPPPQIPLPAPSDQQQLCFHHPPGLVDTVLFTTKAAVGRRGGGAPAAAEDEGNAEEVDDDDDADSEDDDDYDDDGDEDNDDMEGQNHKRHGDHHHHQHKHEEAEEDEDSKGFVSGLAGGRKHKRTASQMSASPPLSLTLSSPSSSMRQLQSELMAMSGGGELQQQQQQRQWLKRKAAELEEQRVAYQCRAFQLERQHFKWLRFSTNKEREMERMKLDNERLCLENDRMLLLLRQKELELTHGGSGGGGSSAAIPSAEQQLMLQNTNANQRRPAEQPHIPNADHASATA; encoded by the coding sequence atggacgGAGGGAATGGCATGCCTGGGGGATTGCTAGGCTTGGACATGTCGCTCCAACCGCATCAGCAGATGCATCAGCAACAAGGTAATCActcgcagcagcaacagcagccgcTGATTCATCACCACCTCCAGCAGACACACCACATGGTACCGTTCCAGGCTCCGATGGCCAAGGACAGCGACCACCAGGGGCAGCACCCCGTCAGGCACGCCCAGTACGTACCGCCGCTTGGCCATGTCAGATCTGAGGAGGAGCCCCGGTACGGGGAGGATGTCGATGAGCAGGGGCGGCGCGGGGGAGTACCGTCGCAGCCGTCCTCGTCGGCCTCGCCGTGGCACCGGATGAAGTGGACCGACGGCATGGTGCGGCTCCTCATCCAGGTGGTGTACCACGTGGGTGACGACGGCGGCGGGGCGGAGGGGGAGCAGCAGCAACCCCACGGCACCGTTGCCAAGGGCAAGAAGTCGGCGGCGGCCTCGGCCCCGGTGTCGGCGCTGTTGCAGAAGAAGGGGAAGTGGAAGTCGGTGTCGCGGGCGATGATGGAGAAGGGGTTCTACGTGTCGCCGCAGCAATGCGAGGACAAGTTCAATGACCTGAACAAGCGGTACAAGCGGGTGAACGACCTCCTGGGGAAGGGGACGGCCTGTCGGGTGGTGGAGAACCAAGCCCTCCTTGACACCATGGACCTCTCGCCCAAGGCCAAGGAGGAGGCCCGCAAGCTCCTAAATTCCAAGCACCTCTTCTTCCGGGAGATGTGCGCCTACCACAACGCGGGAGTCTCCTCCACCTGTGCCGCCGCACCCCCGCCGCAGATTCCCCTGCCGGCACCGTCGGATCAGCAGCAGCTCTGCTTCCACCACCCGCCTGGCCTGGTTGACACGGTACTGTTCACGACGAAGGCTGCTGTGGGTAGGAGAGGAGGCGGTGCCCCTGCCGCCGCCGAAGATGAGGGAAATGCAGAGGAAGTCGACGATGACGACGATGCAGACAGCGAGGACGATGATGACTATGACGACGACGGGGATGAAGACAACGACGACATGGAAGGTCAAAATCATAAGCGCCACggcgaccaccaccaccaccaacacaagcacgaggaggcggaggaggacgaggacagCAAGGGGTTCGTGTCAGGTCTCGCAGGTGGCAGGAAGCACAAGAGGACGGCGTCCCAGATGTCGGCCTCTCCTCCGCTCTCGCTGACGCTGTCGTCGCCCTCCAGCTCCATGCGGCAGCTGCAGTCCGAGCTGATGGCCATGTCCGGCGGAGGGGagcttcagcagcagcagcagcagcggcagtggCTGAAGAGGAAGGCAGCGGAGTTGGAGGAGCAGCGCGTGGCGTACCAATGCCGGGCCTTCCAACTAGAGCGCCAGCACTTCAAATGGCTCCGCTTCAGCACCAACAAGGAGCGCGAGATGGAGCGCATGAAGCTGGACAACGAACGCCTGTGCCTTGAGAACGACCgcatgctgctgctgctccgaCAAAAGGAGCTCGAGCTTACACACGGAGGCAGTGGCGGCGGCGGATCCTCCGCCGCCATCCCCTCTGCCGAGCAGCAGCTGATGCTTCAGAACACCAACGCCAATCAGAGGCGCCCTGCAGAGCAGCCGCACATACCAAATGCGGATCATGCTTCTGCCACGGCTTAA